The following are from one region of the Centropristis striata isolate RG_2023a ecotype Rhode Island chromosome 19, C.striata_1.0, whole genome shotgun sequence genome:
- the rln1 gene encoding prorelaxin H1: MLWRLTLAVAVVCVGGICSCVKADVMSRLILPRDYGVKLCGREFIRAVIFTCGGSRWKRSTEGDVEPFMWSSLSDITVEDTQHTWQPDAALTAEKNQPLHIGSSYSLADLLALYAARGDRQQASPSVFEKSQPSTVLGEQEGNPAAADWPIPSKKKRNFSLGVAGKCCNQGCTKNDIGRLC, from the exons ATGCTCTGGAGATTGACTCTTGCTGTGGCTGTGGTGTGCGTCGGGGGCATATGCAGCTGTGTGAAGGCTGACGTGATGAGCAGACTGATCCTGCCGAGGGACTACGGGGTGAAACTGTGCGGGAGAGAGTTCATCAGAGCCGTCATTTTCACCTGCGGCGGCTCCCGGTGGAAACGCTCCACAGAGGGGGATGTAG aacCCTTCATGTGGAGTTCCCTCAGTGACATTACAGTAGAAGACACCCAGCACACGTGGCAGCCTGACGCCGCACTCACAGCAGAGAAGAACCAGCCGCTCCATATTGGCTCCTCTTACTCCCTGGCAGACCTCTTGGCTCTTTACGCGGCCAGAGGAGACAGGCAGCAGGCGTCACCGAGCGTCTTTGAAAAATCTCAGCCGTCCACAGTTTTAGGTGAGCAAGAAGGGAACCCAGCTGCAGCTGACTGGCCCATACCAAGCAAGAAGAAGAGGAACTTTTCTCTGGGTGTGGCAGGGAAGTGCTGTAACCAGGGCTGCACCAAGAATGATATTGGACGCTTGTGTTGA
- the plgrkt gene encoding plasminogen receptor (KT) yields the protein MGFLLSKSMDANFKKQQEFMLHNSRLQMERQILMQNQMRERQMAMQIAWSREFLNYFGAFFALTTVGLTAGAIKRKRPFLLAPIVPLSFIFAYQMDSAYGTLIYRMRGEAETIMTSEHERLDLPHGTPTFDSIEKARRARSSLASFLEK from the exons ATGGGGTTCCTACTGTCCAAATCCATGGATGCAAACTTCAAAAAGCAGCAAGAATTCATGCTCCACAATTCACGGCTGCAG atgGAGCGTCAGATCTTGATGCAGAAccagatgagagagagacagatggctATGCAGATTGCCTGGTCCAGAGAGTTCCTCAATTACTTTGGGGCTTTCTTTGCACTGACTACAGTTGGACTCACTGCAGG GGCTATTAAAAGAAAGAGACCTTTCCTGTTGGCTCCCATCGTTCCTCTCAGCTTTATATTTGCCTACCAGATGGACAGCGCCTATGGGACGCTTATTTATCGCATGAGAG GGGAGGCTGAGACTATCATGACGTCTGAACATGAGCGTCTGGACTTGCCTCATGGGACTCCAACTTTCGATAGCATAGAGAAAGCCCGCCGTGCTCGAAGCAGCCTCGCCTCCTTCTTGGAGAAATAA